In the genome of Tissierellales bacterium, the window AGCTATGATATATATAAATAAAAGTGGAGAACCAGCTAGATTTGCACAATATAGGAATTCAAGAAATTCAAAGTTTGATGATATGGATCAAAATGTAAAAAAAGAGCTTAGAGAATCGTTGCTTCAAGAACAAAAATATTTGTGTGCATATTGTATGAGTAGAATAAAAGATGACGGAAATGTCAAGATTGAGCATTTTAGGGCTCGAAATGATGACAATGAATTAGAGTATACGAATTTACTAGCGGTATGTAAAGGCAATGAAGGGCAGCCATATAGAAAAACTACGTGTGATACTAGAAAAGGAAACAAATCAATGACTATTAATCCTTTAAGTCAGGCTTGTATGGGAACTATAGAGTATAGAAATGATGGGACTATTTTTTCTACTGATGAGACATATGACAATGATATAAATGAAATTTTAAATTTGAATTGTGAAGAGGGGTATTTGAAGAGAAATCGAAAAGATGCTTTATATAGTTTAAAATCATTGATACGTAAAGAACTAAGACCAGGTGAAAGTGCAGAAACTTTACTCAGAAGATTGAAAAGAGGATATGAAAATCAAAATAATGTTGAATTAAAAGAGTATGTCGGAATTTTGTTGTTTCACATAGATAAGAAACTTAGAAAATATGAATAAATAGATCAAAACCCCAGTTTATTTCTGGGGTTTTTAAATTTTTTTATTTTTTTTGAAATTGAGGTTTACAAATTAGAAAGTATTTACGTTTCTATATAGTGAGGGATTTATTTTTCACTATTTTTTTTTAGCTCTAAAGTTTTAGAGAGTGATTTTGTAGTAGAAATATGCACCCCTTGTAGTGGACAGTTGAAGTAATATAATTGTTTACTGCAGGGGGTGTTTTGTTATGCGCTGAAAAAATACTTTACGCTGTAAAGTGAAAATGATGTTTGCAATGAAATTTTAAACGAGATTATGTAGTTCTGATGTCAGATAATCTAGATTTTTTACGCGAGAGGTAATAATTTCACCGCGAATAATCGTAATTGAAAAATTATCAGAACATTTGTGCACGAATCTGATAATTTGAGTTTTTTATGAATCAATATTTTCTTGCATTTCTTATGTACATTTTTAATATATCTACATAAGGGTTTAAAATTATGGTAAGATTTGAATAAATTTGCAAATAAAAAAATTAGATTAACAAATGGATTTTAATTTACTATGATATTTGCAAATAATGAGTATCAAAAATATTTGGAGGTGAAGATTTTTGTCTATGGGAGAAAAAACTTTAGATTATAATTACAAAGATAATTCGTTTTTGATGGAGATTTTCAAAGAAGCTATGGAGGCAAAGCCCCTTATAGA includes:
- a CDS encoding TIGR02646 family protein; this encodes MIYINKSGEPARFAQYRNSRNSKFDDMDQNVKKELRESLLQEQKYLCAYCMSRIKDDGNVKIEHFRARNDDNELEYTNLLAVCKGNEGQPYRKTTCDTRKGNKSMTINPLSQACMGTIEYRNDGTIFSTDETYDNDINEILNLNCEEGYLKRNRKDALYSLKSLIRKELRPGESAETLLRRLKRGYENQNNVELKEYVGILLFHIDKKLRKYE